Sequence from the Priestia megaterium genome:
GAAATATGATGCCTATTCCAATATAAAAACCTGGGTGAAACAGTTCATCGTCGTCTTCTTTTTCTTCTTCGCTAATGTTTATTTTGTTCTGTAATGCAGCATCATTTTTAATAAATTCATCAATGGTTGTTTGATAGATGTCGCTTAACTTTAAAAGATGCTGAATTTCAGGATAGCTCTTATTATTTCCCCACTTATGTATATGCTGTACAGATACGCTCAGCCGTTGAGCACC
This genomic interval carries:
- a CDS encoding helix-turn-helix domain-containing protein — its product is MRLGDQLKKLREEQKMSQEEGAQRLSVSVQHIHKWGNNKSYPEIQHLLKLSDIYQTTIDEFIKNDAALQNKINISEEEKEDDDELFHPGFYIGIGIIFLGTFLSLIIGNLMIMMVTNIAGMLITCFYKDILKLLKDVKKDFHEQG